A single Penaeus vannamei isolate JL-2024 chromosome 22, ASM4276789v1, whole genome shotgun sequence DNA region contains:
- the LOC138865798 gene encoding uncharacterized protein has translation MPTPTPQEETPPSTSHLLAFPCRRSSRGQGTPFKPQPRPGAALSPSALSPQPSALSPSALSPQPLNPQPSAPQPSALSPSAPQPSALSLPVDANPQHRSPTLPADDNPASKHPIHPTPARAFHMPHPQASRRRSNWTHLFELHLQAPHSRCLGTHPAKVHSREPINDEPKSSPIMPRPHGPSQPHLSASPWR, from the exons atgcccacgcccacgccgcaaGAGGAAACGCCGCCGTCAA CATCGCACCTGTTGGCATTCCCTTGCCGGAGGTCATCCCGGGGCCAGGGGACGCCCTTTAAGCCGCAGCCACGCCCGGGAGCAGCCCTCAGCCCCTCAGCCCTCAGCCCTCAGCCCTCAGCCCTCAGCCCCTCAGCCCTCAGCCCTCAGCCCCTCAACCCTCAGCCCTCAGCCCCTCAACCCTCAGCCCTCAGCCCCTCAGCCCCTCAGCCCTCAGCCCTCAGCCTCCCCGTGGACGCTAACCCGCAGCATCGCTCACCGAC CCTGCCCGCGGATGACAACCCCGCATCAAAGCATCCCATTCATCCTACACCGGCGCGCGCCTTCCACATGCCACATCCGCAGGCATCCCGCAGACGCTCCAACTGGACGCACCTGTTCGAGCTCCACCTGCAGGCGCCGCACTCACGCTGCCTTGGCACGCACCCCGCCAAGGTGCACTCGCGAGAACCCATTAACGATGAACCCAAAAGCAGTCCGATAATGCCGCGGCCACACGGACCCTCGCAGCCGCACCTGTCAGCCTCTCCCTGGCGATAA